From the genome of Alosa alosa isolate M-15738 ecotype Scorff River chromosome 18, AALO_Geno_1.1, whole genome shotgun sequence, one region includes:
- the LOC125311290 gene encoding uncharacterized protein LOC125311290, which produces MWAILCAAFCKGRYDLHEPLFACKNCNQQWSPEFKDILASGYWPASISSDTLYTFNIFSTFQELKVIAPTLFRQAFVKLLEHRTRCGGRSGPVCGDTLQRSFLEYSYCRFEEDQLYTFKLPCLFTRDACCVSGCADPPYFEGVFVAEDSSVSEFVAGIQQAGKQTRGQGTCGRSSFLAARETSRRTTKLDEEIMEVAVCRHGFLLKSLNMYRGNILELPQ; this is translated from the exons ATGTGGGCCATCCTTTGTGCAGCGTTTTGTAAAGGACGTTATGATTTGCACGAGCCCCTGTTTGCTTGCAAAAATTGCAACCAGCAGTGGTCTCCTGAATTTAAAGACATCCTTGCCAGTGGATATTGGCCTGCCTCCATCAGCTCCGACACATTGTACACTTTCAATATTTTTAGTACGTTCCAGGAGCTTAAAGTTATAGCCCCAACCCTGTTTAGACAGGCTTTTGTCAAGCTCCTTGAACATCGAACAAGATGTGGTGGAAGG TCAGGACCTGTGTGTGGGGACACTCTTCAGCGAAGCTTTCTGGAGTACAGCTATTGCCGCTTCGAAGAGGATCAGCTGTACACCTTTAAGCTGCCCTGCCTGTTCACCCGAGATGCTTGCTGTGTCAGTGGATG TGCTGACCCACCATATTTTGAGGGTGTCTTTGTGGCGGAGGACTCATCTGTTTCTGAATTTGTTGCTGGTATACAGCAAGCGGGGAAACAG ACACGTGGACAGGGCACATGTGGCCGCTCCTCTTTCTTGGCAGCGAGGGAGACCTCAAGGAGGACCACTAAATTGGACGAGGAAATCATGGAGGTTGCAGTCTGTCGACATGGCTTCCTCTTGAAATCCCTGAACATGTACAGAGGTAACATTTTAGAACTGCCACAGTAA